ATCAAAGCATTCAGCTCGCTAACCGTAGAATTAGCCCCTATCAAGCCCGTTTGCGAAGAAAAATTTTGCATGCCCGTGGCAATATCGCCCACGCTCACGCCGTTATACGATCCATTAGTCCCGCCCGCGCCTAAAAGCATGACTTTCATGATGTTTTCGTATAGCTGTCCGTTATTGTTTTGTTGGATTTTGCTCAAATCCACTTGCCCTAAAGCTAAAACGATGTTTTGAGCCACTAAGAGCATGCTATCAGTGATACCGATTTGTTCTTTCCCTACATCCACCACCAAAGGCTTAATGACACCCTGACTAGCGTATTGTTGAGATAGATCTAATAGTTTTCCTAAAATCCCTAGAGATTCTTTTAAATTGACTAAGGCTTGGTTTGATGGTCCGTTTTGTGGTTGTGCATTGTTTTTCAGGCTTTCACTCAAAAGAGTTGCTGTTTTATTCCCTAAAATATCCAAGTAGTAGGATAAGGGAATGGCAGAAGTTTGCAACCTCACAGCCCCATCTCTAATCAATTGCTTTAATTCTTGCGCTTGGGTAAAGCCTGGATTTTTCAATTCCTGTCTGGCCAAACTCGTTTGGTAATCTATGACAAAAAACGCCCCATCTTCTTCAGCGTTACACAAAGACATGCTCGCTAGCAAGGAAAGAGCGATCATTTTTTTAAAGGAGTGGTTTTTCAAAAATATCCTTTTTGCTTTGATAAGTGATTTTACTTAATCCATAAAAGAAACTTTCTAATTTTAAGATAATCATTCTTAATTTGCTATTAAGTGTTTCAAAAAAGCATCAAATTGACATCTTTTAAGCAAAATGTTATAATGCTCGCTTAATTTTATTTGGGGTGTTAGCTCAGTTGGGAGAGCACAACGCTGGCAGCGTTGAGGTCAGGGGTTCGAACCCCCTACACTCCACCATTATTTATTACGCTTATCCTCTTTCTTTATGGATCAAACCCATTTTCTTGCTAGTATTACCCATAATTAATTATAATCTTAGGAATTGTTTTTCATCAAGGGAGTTTGAGCGTGAGCAGTTTGTTTAAAATGCGTATTCTTAGTTTTAAAAAGAATAAGCGGGCGGTGTTTTCACTCTATCTTTTTATCGCTTTATTAGCGCTTTCTCTTTTAGCCCCCTTGTGGGTCAATGATCGCCCTTTATTCATCTATAAAGACAATAAAGCGTATTTCCCCATGTTTAAAAATTATGCGGAAGTGGAGTTTGGAGGCGATTTTTTCACCCCTACGGACTATAACGATCCTTATGTGAAGAACACGCTTTTAAAAGACGCTTTCATCATCCATGCGCTCATCCCTTATAGCTACGATACAATCATTATGGATTTAGACTCGCCTGCCCCCACCCCCCCAAGCTTCAAACACCTTTTAGGCACAGACGATCAAGCCAGAGACGTGTTAGCCAGGCTGGTTTATGGCTATCGGGTTTCGTTAGTGTTTGGGATTTTACTCACCCTTTTTAGCGTTCTTATTGGCGTGAGTTTGGGGGCGTTTCAGGGGTATTATGGAGGGCTAGTGGATTTAGTGGGGCAAAGGTTGAGCGAGATTTGGAGCGCGATTCCTATGCTTTTTTTACTCATTGTGATTTCTAGCGCATTTAATTCCAATTTTTGGATCATCTTGTTTTTAGTCTTGCTCTTTAGCTGGATGGGGCTTTCTCAAGTCGTGCGCACGGAATTTTTAAAAGCAAGGAATATGGACTACACTAAAGCCGCTAGAGCGCTTGGGGTGAATGATTTAAAAATCATTTTCTACCATGTTTTGCCCAACGCTTTAGTAGCGACGATCACTTATGTGCCGTTTTTAATGGCGGCCAGTATTTCTACTTTAGTGTCTTTGGATTTCTTGGGTTTTGGCATGCCCATAGGGAGCGCGAGTTTGGGCGAATTAGTCAATCAAGGCAAGGATAATCTCACCACGCCCCATTTGGCCATCGTTGCGTTTGTAGCCATTAGCTTGTTGCTTTCTGTTTTGGTGTTCATTGGCGAAGGGGTGCGCGATGCTTTCAACGCTAACATGCTCAAATAAGGGGGTTACATGCTAGAAATCAAAAATTTAAACTGCGTTTTGAATGCGCATTTTTCGCTCCAAAACATCAATATTTCGTTAAATCCTAGCGAAAGGGTGGCGATCGTGGGCGAGAGCGGGAGCGGGAAAAGCTCTATCGCTAATCTCATCATGCGTTTAAACCCCAGATTCAAACCCCATAATGGCGAAGTGCTGTTTGAAACAACCAACCTTTTAAAAGAAAGCGAAGAATTTATGCAACATTTAAGGGGAAATATTATCGCTTATATCGCTCAAGACCCCCTATCCAGCCTAAACCCCTTGCATAAAATCGGCAAACAAATGAGTGAAGCCTATTTTTTACACCATAAAAACGCTTCTCAAACGCTCCTTAAAGAACAAGTTTTAAACGCCATGAAACAAGTCCAATTAGATGAAAAATTTTTGGATCGTTACCCTTATGAGTTGAGCGGAGGGCAGCGCCAAAGGGTGTGTATCGCTATGGGTATTATTAATGCGCCCAAACTGCTCATTTGCGATGAGCCTACCACCGCGCTAGATGCGCAAATCCAAAACCAGATTTTAGACTTGCTCAAGCAATTGAGCGTGGAAAAAAACATCGCCCTTTTATTCATTAGCCATGATTTAAAAGCGGTCAAACGCTTGGCTGATAGGGTTTATGTGCTAAAAAAAGGCGAGATAGTAGAAACCAATTTGACTAAAGATCTTTTTAATGACCCTAAGCACGAATATTCAAAACTCTTGATTCAGGCCTCAAACTTGCCCGCTAAAAATTTAAAAGCGTTAGACGAGACGCTTTTAGAGGTAAAAGATTTTAGCGTTTATTACTTGCAAAAACGCTTTTTCAGGCCTTCTCTAAAAAAACCCCTTATCGCATCAGTGAATTTTTCCCTCAAAGCCAAAGAAAACATCGGCATCATTGGCGAAAGCGGGAGCGGGAAAAGCTCTTTAGCGTTAGGGCTTTTAAAACTCGCTTTAAATAGCGGAGAAGAAAAGATTTTAGGCCAAAGCGTGGGGCTTTTAAGTTCTAAAGCGTTCAAACCCTACCGCAAGATCTTGCAAATGGTGTTTCAAGACCCTTACGCTTCATTAAACCCTCGCTTAAGCATTCAAAGCATTTTAATAGAAGCTTTGTGCTTTGCTTACCCTAAAGCTTCCAAAGAAGAATGGCATCATTTAGCTGAACTTTGTTTAGAAGAAGTGTGTTTAAACCCTGAATTGCTTAACTTTTACGCTTATGAGCTCAGTGGAGGGGAACGCCAAAGAGTAGCGATCGCTAGAGCGATTGCCTTAAAACCTAAAATCATTCTTTTAGATGAGCCCACTTCTGCTTTAGACAAAAGCATTCAAAAAAGCGTGTTAGAATTGTTGTTAAATTTACAAGAAAAGCAGGATTTGAGCTATTTGTTTATCAGCCATGATTTAGACGTGATCAAAGCGTTTTGCGATAAGGTGTTAGTGATAAGTGAGGGGAAAGTCGTAGAAATGGGCGCTATTGAAGAGGTGTTTGAAAACCCCAAACACGCTTATACGAAGCGTTTGTTAGAATCCAGGCTTTAAAGCTTTATTTTAAAATTCATGCCTTTAAGCGTTTTTAATCGCTTTTTTCTACAAACAAAACAAAGAAACTTGATAAGGGGCTGTTTTTGAATAAGGGTAGTTGTCAATAAAGAATGAAAAGACCTTAGATTCTTTGGGTAAAATCTTTTCTTTAAAGGTTTTTTCATAGCTTTTTTTGACAAACCATTTAAAAGCATGCTCTTCTACAAAATTGTGAGGGTTTTTAAGGACTTCTAGGCGTAAAACGCATTTGTTTAGACTGAATTTGGAATGGTTTTTGACTCCCACTTGCAAAGAAAAGGCGTTGCTATAACTTAAAGGGTTAGCGTGCAAGATGCGTGTTTCTATGGGGTAAATCGCTTGAGTGAGTAAAACCTTCAAAACAAAAGGCATGCTTAAAAACGCACCCAAAAAAGCTGTTGTTGCTATATAGCTAGCTATGCGGTTTCTTAAAAGCAGAGCCAAAAGGAGCAAAACCGCGCAAAAAAGGATTAAAACGCTCGCTATTAAAACGCTGATTAAAGTCGCTTGATTTAAAAAGCCCTTAAAAGACTCCAAAAAAGCTTGGATAAAGGCAAGAGACGCCATGCGTTTTTAAGGCTCTTTAGTCTCAGCGATACTAGATTTAACCTTACTTTTAGTGTCAATCCAAATATTAGGCACAGCCCCACCTGGAGTGAGCATGATTTGAGCGTTGTTGTTCGTTTTTAACGCTTCATTAAACTGGCCTTGAACTTCAATTTGGCGCAGCCTTAAAAGCTTGTCGCTCAAGCTTTGCGAAATGCTTAAATTGGCTTGAGATTTCGCTTTAGCTTCAATCACGATCGCATCCGCCACGCCTTGAGCCTTAATCCTGTTAGCGTCCGCTTCCCCTTTAGCCAGAGCGGCTTGTTTTTGAGCTTCTTGCTTGGATCGTTCCACCTCGTATTTTACCCTTTCTGATTCTTGGCGCGCGATTTGGACTTTTTCAATTTGTTCTTTGATCTTAGCGGGTAAGACGATTTCTCTCAATTGGATAGAGCTTAATTCCACAGGGGTGTTGGGGAGCTTAGAAACTTCTTTATTGATACCGCTATTGATAAGAGCGGCAATCTCGTTGCGCTTAATGGGTAAATCTTCAGCCGGATAGCGCCCCACGACAGATCGCACCACATCGCGCACCACAGGGTTGATGATCTTTTGCTCCCAAGACAAGCCATAAGTAGCGATCGTTTGGGGGGTGGTTTGGGGGTTTAGGCGGTATTGCACGGTGAGTTCAATAGAAACGGTCAAACCCCTACTATCCATCACATTAATAGCGTCGTTTCTAAAAATCCCTTGGTTTTTACCCGCCACGCCCATGTCTTCGGTGCGTGAAAAATTGATATTTCTGATCCTTGTATCCACAATAAGAATGTCTTGAATGATAGGCACAAAAAAGTGGATTCCTGGCTGTAAGGGGGTGGGTTCGTATTTCCCGGCGGTAATTTTAATACCAATTTCTCCTGAGCTAATCACTTCAAAAGGCTTGGCCAAAAAAGCGATAACGCCCAAAAGGACAATGACAATCAAAACCGATAGTTTTTTGGAATTAAAAGAGTTAGACGGCGGGATGAAACGCCCCCCATTATTAGGTGTGTTGGGCGTGGGGTTTTCTCTTTGAGGATTTTTCTTTTTTAAATGTTCGTTCAAATCAATGGGCATGAATTTCCTTTTTAAATATTTTAACGGCGTTTGGGTTTTTTAGAATAACGATTCGTTTTGGGGTGTTTGTCTCTGTGCTGACCCTTTTTAAAAGAGTGCGCTGGCTCGTGCTGGTGCGTTTTTTTGTGAGAGGGTTTTGGCGTTTTTTCTTTAGGGTTTTGAATCGCATCAATTTCTTGCTGGTTCAAGCCGATTTTGCTGGTTTCAAACTGCAAACTCAAAAGTTTTAAAACCAATTGAGACGGCTCAAAAATTTCGGTAAGCTGTTCATAAAGGCTGATGATCCCTTCAGACACTTTAGCGTCATGCAAGGTTTTGATGATCTGATTTTCGTTAATGGTGGGGATTTCAAAAAGTTCAATCTCTGAATCAATTTCTTTTTGCATGCGTAAAAGCTCTTTGTATTCTAAAGGGGTTACTAAAGTGATCGCCATGCCTTTTTTGCCCGCTCGCCCGGTTCTCCCGATGCGATGGATATAGCTCTCAGTGTTTAGGGGCAAGTGGTAATTAAACACATGGCTTACACCGCTAATATCAAGCCCACGGCTCGCCACATCCGTAGCCACTAACACATCAGCGTCATTTTTTTTAAACGCCATGATAGAAGCACGCCGATCCCTTTGATCCATATCCCCATGCAAGGCGGTGCTTTTGTAATTTTTAGAAGCAAGGAATTGGTGCAATTCATCGGCTTCTTTTTTGGTGCGCGTGAAAACAATGCTCTTTTTGGGTGCTTGGGTGTCTAAAAGGCGCATGATCGCTTCGGCCCTCTCATGCTCGTTGATCACATAAAAGCGTTGGGTGATGTCGGTGTTAGTGATATTAGAAGGAGCGATATGGATTTTAATAGGGTTTTCTAAAATCTTATCCGCTAGTCTTTTAATCGGCTCTGGCATCGTGGCTGAAAAAAGCAAAATCTGCGCTTCGCTAGGGAGGTAGTCAAAAATCTCTTCAATATCGTCTAAAAACCCCATATCCAACATTTCATCGCTTTCATCTAACACGACCACTTTAGGCACAAATTTATGGATGCGCTCATTCTTTAAATGATCCAACAGCCTTCCTGGTGTAGCGATCATCACTTGGGGGTTTTTCTTAATGAATTCGCATTGTTTTTTAACGCTCTGACCTCCATACACGCACACGGTTTTAGTCCTGGTGTGTTTGCCCAATTTAAAAATCTCATCGCTAATTTGCATGGCTAATTCTCTAGTGGGCGTGATCACTAAGGCCTCTATGGTGTGGTTGTTTTTAAGGTTGTTGATAATGGGCAGAGCGAAAGCGGCGGTTTTTCCTGTGCCTGTTTGGGCTTGCGCGATGACATCTCGGCCTTGCAAAACAGCCGGAATGGCCCTTTCTTGAATGGGGCTTGGGGAAGTGAAACCGGCTTCATAAACGGATTTTAAAACCGATTCTTTTAAGCCCAAATCATTAAAACTAGGCTTATGATAAGCGTCATCATCAATTTCTGTAGGAAGTGGTGGTTGATTCAATTCCATGGGAGATTCATACCTCAATTTAAT
This DNA window, taken from Helicobacter pylori, encodes the following:
- a CDS encoding ABC transporter permease — protein: MSVSSLFKMRILSFKKNKRAVFSLYLFIALLALSLLAPLWVNDRPLFIYKDNKAYFPMFKNYAEVEFGGDFFTPTDYNDPYVKNTLLKDAFIIHALIPYSYDTIIMDLDSPAPTPPSFKHLLGTDDQARDVLARLVYGYRVSLVFGILLTLFSVLIGVSLGAFQGYYGGLVDLVGQRLSEIWSAIPMLFLLIVISSAFNSNFWIILFLVLLFSWMGLSQVVRTEFLKARNMDYTKAARALGVNDLKIIFYHVLPNALVATITYVPFLMAASISTLVSLDFLGFGMPIGSASLGELVNQGKDNLTTPHLAIVAFVAISLLLSVLVFIGEGVRDAFNANMLK
- the nikE gene encoding nickel ABC transporter ATP-binding protein NikE; this translates as MLEIKNLNCVLNAHFSLQNINISLNPSERVAIVGESGSGKSSIANLIMRLNPRFKPHNGEVLFETTNLLKESEEFMQHLRGNIIAYIAQDPLSSLNPLHKIGKQMSEAYFLHHKNASQTLLKEQVLNAMKQVQLDEKFLDRYPYELSGGQRQRVCIAMGIINAPKLLICDEPTTALDAQIQNQILDLLKQLSVEKNIALLFISHDLKAVKRLADRVYVLKKGEIVETNLTKDLFNDPKHEYSKLLIQASNLPAKNLKALDETLLEVKDFSVYYLQKRFFRPSLKKPLIASVNFSLKAKENIGIIGESGSGKSSLALGLLKLALNSGEEKILGQSVGLLSSKAFKPYRKILQMVFQDPYASLNPRLSIQSILIEALCFAYPKASKEEWHHLAELCLEEVCLNPELLNFYAYELSGGERQRVAIARAIALKPKIILLDEPTSALDKSIQKSVLELLLNLQEKQDLSYLFISHDLDVIKAFCDKVLVISEGKVVEMGAIEEVFENPKHAYTKRLLESRL
- a CDS encoding DUF2393 domain-containing protein, producing MASLAFIQAFLESFKGFLNQATLISVLIASVLILFCAVLLLLALLLRNRIASYIATTAFLGAFLSMPFVLKVLLTQAIYPIETRILHANPLSYSNAFSLQVGVKNHSKFSLNKCVLRLEVLKNPHNFVEEHAFKWFVKKSYEKTFKEKILPKESKVFSFFIDNYPYSKTAPYQVSLFCL
- a CDS encoding prohibitin family protein — encoded protein: MPIDLNEHLKKKNPQRENPTPNTPNNGGRFIPPSNSFNSKKLSVLIVIVLLGVIAFLAKPFEVISSGEIGIKITAGKYEPTPLQPGIHFFVPIIQDILIVDTRIRNINFSRTEDMGVAGKNQGIFRNDAINVMDSRGLTVSIELTVQYRLNPQTTPQTIATYGLSWEQKIINPVVRDVVRSVVGRYPAEDLPIKRNEIAALINSGINKEVSKLPNTPVELSSIQLREIVLPAKIKEQIEKVQIARQESERVKYEVERSKQEAQKQAALAKGEADANRIKAQGVADAIVIEAKAKSQANLSISQSLSDKLLRLRQIEVQGQFNEALKTNNNAQIMLTPGGAVPNIWIDTKSKVKSSIAETKEP
- a CDS encoding DEAD/DEAH box helicase translates to MELNQPPLPTEIDDDAYHKPSFNDLGLKESVLKSVYEAGFTSPSPIQERAIPAVLQGRDVIAQAQTGTGKTAAFALPIINNLKNNHTIEALVITPTRELAMQISDEIFKLGKHTRTKTVCVYGGQSVKKQCEFIKKNPQVMIATPGRLLDHLKNERIHKFVPKVVVLDESDEMLDMGFLDDIEEIFDYLPSEAQILLFSATMPEPIKRLADKILENPIKIHIAPSNITNTDITQRFYVINEHERAEAIMRLLDTQAPKKSIVFTRTKKEADELHQFLASKNYKSTALHGDMDQRDRRASIMAFKKNDADVLVATDVASRGLDISGVSHVFNYHLPLNTESYIHRIGRTGRAGKKGMAITLVTPLEYKELLRMQKEIDSEIELFEIPTINENQIIKTLHDAKVSEGIISLYEQLTEIFEPSQLVLKLLSLQFETSKIGLNQQEIDAIQNPKEKTPKPSHKKTHQHEPAHSFKKGQHRDKHPKTNRYSKKPKRR